In Silurus meridionalis isolate SWU-2019-XX chromosome 7, ASM1480568v1, whole genome shotgun sequence, the genomic stretch TTATTAATCATATGTTCACTTTGTAGGTACATAGTTACTGACTGTAACTTATCTGTTGtcatacacacattaaaatgCATTCACATGCATATTCGTACAttttaatgatgataaataaagGGAATAAACCCAAACCGataaatcatttcattatttgatttggcatctataaaaatgaaaaaaaaaaaaacactgaataaatataacaatatattgtatgaaaagtgaatgaatgaatcgaTCTACAATAAACTCTGACATAACATGCGTGTGAAAGTATTTTTAACAGTTTATAAGTATTTTATGTTTATCAAATAGTAAAaccaaattaaaatgattttgaaaCAATGGGGCACTGCAAAAAATGTTTGCACTCGAATAAAGATCAAAGACAGAAAATAGCTTTTCATAACAgctaaaattttacattttccacAGAGATTCATTGTACTTTGTGCCATTCTATTTTCCTTTGAACATGGTGAATGGCAATTTTGGCAATCTTTATTTCCCCATAGATATGTATTTTCTGGCTAAAAGCAAACAAGCAAAAGATCAAAGACTTGTAGTTTAACCCATGAAACTAAAAATCTGTTACTTGATCcggatgttgtttttttttaaaagaaaaaattcttttttattatatatttttttaatgttttttttttaataaattatattctattatagATGTCATTAGGTAAAATATTAATCTTTTTCAGCTTGAAACTCAGAGTAGATACATGGTATCtagtaaaattatataatttagaaaaattatcctttttttgtataaataaatagtctTGGAAGAAAAAGACATGTGATACCTAATAACTTAATGTTGAAGACtataggttttatttgtttagacaCAATGCACATCAGATGCTCTAGAGAACAGCAGTGGAGCTAGAAGCGTCTGCTGGATTGGCATGTGTTACAGATGGAGTAGTGAGACTTGTAGATGGAGACAACCCGTGGGAGGGCCGTCTGGAGGTGTATCACTCTGGAGATTGGGGCACAGTCTGTGATGACAACTGGACTGAGCGTCAAGCGCAGGTGGTGTGCAGACAGCTGGGATTCAGGTACTACTTCTGAATTCTTTAATACTGTGGAGGGTTTAAGAAAGAATCTGCTTCATTTGCAGAATTGTAAAATTAGTACAGTATACTTACAAgaagttattaaaatgttttcaatctTTTGTATCTATTTGAtccatattaaaattatttataggGTCTAAGTTTTAATTCACAACACACTGTGCTCAGGTTCAGCAGGGTTTAGTCTATCCTTGTTAAATCTTGATTTCAGGACTAATAACAACAAACATAATTCTCACCAAGATTTGATAGAtaccttgtgtgtgtttgagaaagcAGCCTAATCCTTTCAAGATTAGTATCCTGTGGATGTGTGGCTtgtagctttctttttttttttttatctccaagTGAGCTATAATGCACTTTCAGTTATccttattttaattcaatttagatcaattcaattttatgtGTATAGCACTTCTAACAATGGGCATTGTACTATAGCAGCTTTATGAGATTTATAACTTTAAAGTATTAATTCTCATATGGCTagtgtaataaaacaaacacaaaacatgtcTAAATCAAGTATAATACCTGCacacagataataaataaaattacctACTATTACCCCTACTTGCAAAAGTATAATTTGTTATCATTAGTGCACCAGGTGGCAATGTAATCAAAATACTATAAAGAATTGattcttgataaaaaaaagaaaacatttagtGTAATTAGCAAGACTGCTGTCAAGACATTTTGCATGCTAATGGTTtctgttaataataaatgaaagtcagtaggggCTAGTTAGCATTAGGAAAATTAGGGgaaaaatttgatttttttttaggtgaagtgtttatttaacaaaaatatatgtttatactaTTAACACTTTAGttaatacaaaattataatattatataacattttacagtaaactatatgtgtgtgtgtgtaggggaagTGCAGAAGTGGCTCCTGCTGGGGTGTTTGGTGAGGGAACAGGCCTGATCCTGATGGATGATGTGCAGTGTAAAGGAACCGAGTCTTCACTGCTGGAGTGCAAACACAGTGTGTGGGGTCGACATGACTGCTCTCACAGTGAAGATGTGGGCATTAGGTGTCACAGGGCAGAGACTAACGACGTTCCACTTGCCCCAGAAACAACAGGTCGGTTACTGACAGTAAACCAGTCATTTAGgtgaaacatttgttttatccGTGTCTGCGTGAgtggttgtatgtgtgtgtgtgtgtgtgtgtgtgtgtgtgtgtgtgtgtgtgtgtgtgtgtgtgtgagagagagagagagatggggaaagGTGGGGGTTGCTGATGTCCATCAGAATTTGCAGTTTCACACCACCATAAAAATCAGTATGAATCTAAATGTCAGATTTAGACTGTAGCCCAAAGGGCAGAATGGATACATTTCTGTATCACACATACCGCTGTCACTATAGATTTCTATTTGAATTTCAATAAAGCTATTTGTAGTCCTTGAGGATCACAGCCTTCTGGCTGACATTTTACAGTCAAAGCATTGccatttacagttttttcaaTCACTCAACCTGACTCTTTCTCAGATCTTTGGTATGTTTATGTTATTTTCTCTGTCATTAATCATCACTACTTTAATCTGTTTTCATCAGATTTACTGTTGTATAGCAAAAGGCATAATTTTAAGTTGCAATATATGTGAAAATGCAGGCTGCATCTGGAAAGGAACTGCCCGGGAGGCACTttcaaaatgacaaaattaGCTTTTTACCCCATAGTTCatgattatacttttttctgCTCTGCATCTTGCTTTATATTCCTCAAGTCTTTTGTGGGTACTGTTCTCACAAAGAAAATAGTTGATTTTCCTCAGTATGACTTCTGTCTGGTTTATGGTGCTCTCAGGTCCTCTGGTGCGGCTGTCTGGTGGTGACGGCAGAAAGGAGGGCAGAGTGGAGATATTTTTGAATGGAGAGTGGGGCAGTGTCTGTGATCATGGATGGAATGATGTCAATGCTGCTGTCGTCTGTAGACAGCTTGGGTTCACGTAAGGATCAGTTTTTCAGTGATAAAAGACGTGTGGCTGTTATGGAGATCTGTGATATGCTGTGTCATGCCTGGTATTGTCAGTTCTTATAACATTTTCCTGAATTCAATCTGTCTTACTTTCTATTGGTGTAGCGGAGTGTCTAAGGCACGGCCAATGGACTACTTTGGCTCTGGGAAGGGCCAGATCCATTTGACCAATGTGAGGTGCACAGGCAAAGAGTCTTTTCTGGGGGAGTGTCCTGCTAAAGGTCCAGACAGCCATGTGTGTAAGCATGGCCAGGAAGCAGGTGTGGTATGTGGCTATGTTCCAGAGCCAGAAGCAGACATTGCTATTGTGGGGACCCATACCTGTGGCATAAGGGGAGGCACCGAAAGACGCAGCAAGAGGATTGTTGGCGGGAACAAGTCTCTCAAGTGATTAAGCACATatacattgtttattttgttacacTTAATTTTGTGGTTTGAATGGTAATAAATGTGGTTTGAatggtaatttttttattaaccctTTTTGTTGTTGGTATGCTGTCAGGGGAGACTGGCCATGGCAGGCATCACTGTGGCTCAGATCTCAGTCTAGAGGATCACAGCCCTTGTGTGGAGCCACACTCATCAACTCCTGCTGGATTCTCACTGCAGCGCACTGTTTCAAAAGGTAAGAGTGACACCTGCTGGACATAAGCTGTACTCAGCTATCCTGCTTACAGAACAAAGTGTGATCGAGATCTGAAGAATTTCTGGTTTACATTAAACCTACACTGCATTGACTAcctaataaaaatgcaaaatgtgtCACAGGTATGACATTTTGCCTAGTGGTGTggtaaatacactgtatacagtAGACATAttgacaattatttttttatttgaataaagtttttaacaatggactgtctcaaagcagctttacacagataaagcagtaataaaataatgtatatctCACTCTTTACCTAAACTCCTGTGATGTAGTTATTAAACTGCCAAATAACATGTAATATAACATGTTTAACATTGTACAttggtttttatttacacttaatccacctcttaatacaatcGATATCATGTCACAATTTTAGAAagcatcaatactatacaaaaatgcaatataacaatgcgtggcattacagagagagagaggcatttcacatatggatgcacattttactaaagcaagctccaaacctctacacttcaaccgcaactgtgccacctacatcatctggagcatttcagaatcaatatttgtctaataacataaaaataacataaaaataaaataaaatacaacctactcaccagagatgcatagtcATAAATTGCtttgctcctcagaggctgtaatccagtggtacagCTCATATTCACTGGTTTGGAAgcggtgaacaaaccctttcctgggctgagacaagctagttGTCTcaggggttggccgacctctcctcatgatgtctagcttttgttgaaaatgtatttttaagtatgtccaagaccaaatcaatttatcttcctccgtaggcataaaaaaagtctaattcagatgtattaatgtgtgcagagagcTACACATGTGTATTGCTAGTCgaacagttttcctctgaccagccaatcagaaggtggaaaaatgctgacgctattctgggctaGCTAGCTAAATTCGAGGCGAATTTCAAATCTGGTTGGTAAGagacagacccattgctaatattctcaatggtaaaaaggccagcagtactgattttgaaggccctgggcagattagattagattgacatggcaggacataaaggctgaaatctgattggacaaaaaaatctaacatccacataccaTAGTATGATTCATAgtcaagagaaacgctacgaaatgaagagaattgactgttgggaataaattaatacaacttcatggaacaaatattagaatttaggttgtaaatgtggtcagtgcttctgatagagtttaggccagcagagaaggctttgctggccctgaagGCCCACCACTGGATGCAACCCACTAGTCCCTTTCAGTTGCATAACTTGTGCATACAAACaacagtttattttcatatGCATCTAATATACTTTAAACAAATTGTATATCATGATGATATTccaattataaacaaataacatAAATCTTTTGGCAGATTATAATTATACAAGATCTAAAGAAACTTTCATACATAAGCTGAAATCAAACCTGTTTTTTCAGCAGAGTTACTCAAAATGATGTGTAGTAAAAGCATGCATACAGTAATATGTTACAATcccaaataaaatttttcttaACTGGAATTATTTCTAACATGCATAGGATAAAtgccatatatatatgtaaaattttTTAACTTTAACTGTTCAAACCACTTAAGGTGATGCATTTTATTCTAAGTAAATGTTTAGTGTAAATGCACTTACTCTTAAGCATAAATACAGTTAATTGTAAATATGGTTTAGACCTCTCACTCTGCTTACCCTCACTCTTCCTGTTCTAGGTTTGGCACTGATGCGTCTCGTTATGTGGTGAAGCTGGGTGACTATCATACAGAGGAGCAGGATGATTTTGAGCGTGTGCTCACTCCAGATCATGTGGAAGTGCACAAGAAGTACAGCAGTGAGAGCTGGGAGCATGATGTTGCTCTTATTCGGTTGAAGGGAGCTGAGGGAAAGTGTGTGTCCTTCAACCCTCACACTAATGCAGCTTGTCTGCCTGCACCTGGCAGCAAGTGGGGCAAGAGACCTGCTTCATGTGTCATCACTGGCTGGGGCATGTCTGGTGAGGTTTGCTGTTTGTAATAATTTTAGTCAACAGTTGAATGTGACACAAATGCAATTGAAAACAGTGAAagcctttcctttcctcttttgTCAATGCTGTGTATACGCCGTGATATTTTTATCAAGGAAATGAGACAAATGAGTTGGGCCCTAATCTTTTACATCACCAGGCGCATATCAGATAACATGATATATTTCTGATATTCCTAACATTTTATAAGCTCATTTGTTTGGGTCTGTGAGCATCAATTTTAAGTtgctttaaacaaaaacatcagtCAATGTTGTAAACACATTTTGGGTAAATCATTGCTCCTAAACAGCTCAAGAGTTTGATCCAGAACTGTTCTTTTTCCTCATTTCTGTGGATTTCTCCTTGGCTATTTCAGTTTCCTTACACCTCCAAAAACATGTTGATGCATGGATTGGCTATTCTAAATTGATGAACTAGGATTTATTTTCCTTATATTTTCCTGATGCCTAGTGTTTCTAGGATCGGCATCTTTGAAATTctataataaaaacacttttctgTATTGCAAAGTCCAACTATAACAgtattccttttctttctctcttagaCACTAATCACCCTCATACCCTGCTACAGGGCTGGGTTCCACTCCTCCCCTCATGGCAGTGTAGGAAGCGATATGGTGAGCGATTCACCAGTCATAGCATGCTCTGTGCTGGCAGCATGGCCCCTGACCAACAGCGACATGCTGACAGTTGTCAAGGGGACAGCGGTGGTCCCCTGGTGTGCCAGGGTGAGTCAGGCCGCTGGGTGCTTACAGGTGTCATCTCATGGGGTCACAGCTGTGGAGACCCTTCCTACCCAGGCGTGTATGCACGGGTCAGCCGGTATCTTCCCTGGATCGAGCAGGTGACACACAGCACGGCTCCTCTCCAACACTGAACTACAACCTGACAAAAAATCACCGGACTCTAGACACAGAAAATAAGAGCCAGACAGCACTGGGCACCATGTATTGCTCAAATCTGCACTCTGCAAAAGCCGTGGATCCTACTGTGTTCTATCCAGTTTTAGCTCTTCTTATCTGGCATTGATCCTTAGCATTTAGAGATCTTGGTCCTTAGCATTTAGTCTTTAGGCTTACACTCTGGAAACCCAAGGTCATATtgagtgatgtgatgtgaagtTTGAGGGATatgtgttctttattgttgtgCTGTCCGAAGGCTGCAGAGCATGTTAATGTGCATATTATATTCAAAAGCCATTCAGTGCAGCCGCCATTTCCACTGCATGGTAGATAATGCGCCGAAGCTCACTGTGAGCtggtttatttctttctgtggATATGTCGCTCCTGTACTGACAAAAGCAAATCATTTTCTTTACCCTTCGGCTGCTGGTTACTGTTAACCCATACTTACATTTTTAGCTCATTAAGAACAGAATATTCATTAAGATTACAATCAGTGTTGTAACATTCTTTTGTTTACTTGACTGGCCATTAAATGTGTAGGATGTTTTTGTAAACAGTGACATTAAACAAAGCCATTATGCCATCACACATGCCTAAGAAACAGGCATTCACTAAATGCCAAATAATGTTAATGATATGAAAACAACTTACACTTTGGGGCTGACATTATATTTCATTCCTAATCGCTCTCAAACAACTCagcataaagtaaaaaaacatgtaatatattacttttttttagtcTGTCATTTTTAGACAGTAGAAGGTGTATTTGAACTTTAATAGGGAATAGCCATACTTTATTTGCATATGCTCTTGTTTGTGAGAGAATGATGACATTCCAAATGGCACTTtgcctggtaaaaaaaaaaataataataattctttgtCAAACAATTTCCCAGTTCCAGTATTGCCTTCAACCTGTAAGTGTTCATGTAATTTCTAATTGTAAAGATACTAggaaaattttcttttttttgttttgttttaggtaAAATCATTTTACCTTGTCACatgtcatattattattattattattattattattattattattattattattatatttatttggttgTATGGAGTGTGTCTTTATTCATCCAGTGGGTGGCAATATTGTGTTTTCTACAGGAGTGGATTTCAGCTATACGGTAGATCAGGTAATGTATTAGTGTTAGAGTGTGTCCTTTGCTTTTGAAATTAGGCAACTGTTTgtgaatacaatataaaatgaagGCACAAGATTTTGCTAAACGTTGTTTCAGTGATATATggcacatttttgcatttacaaaATTTGGGGAAAATATGTGTAGTAAGGgctttgtaaaatatttattgaaattggctggatatttactgtaaataaggAGATGAGTTGCATTGTCTTAGATACACAAGCATTTTTTGAATGGCTATTAATATTTGGTGAAATTCACAAGGTTCTCTGTAAATATTTCCACCAGGACAAATGCCAGACAGCAGGTGTAGAATATCTTACAAACGATTAAATGTGCAGCCAGTGTTGTGTTACACTTAtccttgtgcatccataatgacGAGAATGTTGCCCATTGGCACATTTAAAACGTAATATCATGTCCATAGATATGTGTTTGTAAACTGCAATTTAACAAGCGATACAGCATAAGGTCATTAACATGAAAAATGCTATTAGGTCAATCTGCCTTAAAGATAAGGACTATTTTACATATGAATCATTTAAATTAGTTCTACCACTCAGCACAAATAATTATACCTTACCAAAATTTAAGATTTTGGGTCTATAGGCTAGTGTATTGCTGTACTATTAAAACAGACATGTTTAAGAGTAGATATCATGTCACTTAAATAAAAGAAGTGTGCAGATTTGAGTGGTTTTAACGGCAGTGCCTACTCTAATCAGAATAAGCCATGTTTTTGTGATCTGGCCTCCAGTGCTAAACAGCTCTAGGcctaaaagtgttaaaaaatttGCTTAATTCTACATGATGGGGAAATGGTGTGATGATGTCAATTGCATGTCATACAATCATTTGTTTGTAGGTAATAAAAATTCATCCAGTCTTCTGTAAGTTTTTTGCTAgctctgttaaaaaaataaataaatatgtatgacgaaaataaaatttgttcttgtggcttttttttttttttttttttttgcagtttctcACTTGGATTCATTTAAGACACCTTGTAGGCAAGGAAAGAATGAACACCGTGACAGCTGTACAACATTTGCGCATTTGCGCCATTTGTACAACCCAGCATGTAAAGGGTGCAAGGCAAGAATATAGCCTAGATGTAATGCCAAGATCCTTTATTAGAAACGGAACCCAGCGACTCACTGACAGTACCTGCTGTGCCAATGTGCTGCCTCATTCAGAATTAAAACTcctccatgttttt encodes the following:
- the si:ch73-127m5.1 gene encoding neurotrypsin, producing the protein MESRPWGTVALISACCCYWLAALAEVTGDDSYLNAIQNTVPLSCSEGFTELGYYNGTVSQTDSGSPCLKWTEFPDYVQQYPGRGLGEHNYCRNPDRESNPWCFFRQSSGAIGWAYCDCHQGAARLVGGSSSKSGRLEVYLNGQWGSVCDTHWTDRDASVVCRQLGLGEIGTALQHSYFGPGSGLFHYTRLGCRGNESSLLECRSRKFVTNDCTHGNEAGVLCAPPEGTGPPLRLVGGEEDFEGRVEIYHNGLWGTICDDQWDDMDAEVVCRQLGLGGIPKAWSWAHFGQGRGPIQLDALQCTGNELSLDECPHSGWEQHNCDHMEDAGVSCNPYTDGVVRLVDGDNPWEGRLEVYHSGDWGTVCDDNWTERQAQVVCRQLGFRGSAEVAPAGVFGEGTGLILMDDVQCKGTESSLLECKHSVWGRHDCSHSEDVGIRCHRAETNDVPLAPETTGPLVRLSGGDGRKEGRVEIFLNGEWGSVCDHGWNDVNAAVVCRQLGFTGVSKARPMDYFGSGKGQIHLTNVRCTGKESFLGECPAKGPDSHVCKHGQEAGVVCGYVPEPEADIAIVGTHTCGIRGGTERRSKRIVGGNKSLKGDWPWQASLWLRSQSRGSQPLCGATLINSCWILTAAHCFKRFGTDASRYVVKLGDYHTEEQDDFERVLTPDHVEVHKKYSSESWEHDVALIRLKGAEGKCVSFNPHTNAACLPAPGSKWGKRPASCVITGWGMSDTNHPHTLLQGWVPLLPSWQCRKRYGERFTSHSMLCAGSMAPDQQRHADSCQGDSGGPLVCQGESGRWVLTGVISWGHSCGDPSYPGVYARVSRYLPWIEQVTHSTAPLQH